GAGACAAACGTAAGACTCCATAATGATCCATAACTCCTAATCTCAGAAAAGATTTACTGCATAGCAGGTTAAAGTAGAAATAAAATGCTTATTAGCCTACATAACAGACAAGTAATACATTTCTTAAACccaattgttcattattattgcaACAGTTAGAGGGCTCTTTGGTGCAAGAGAAGAAAGTGCGTATGGATCTGGAGCGAGTGAAGCGGAAGCTTGAGGGAGATCTAAAGATTTCCATGGAGTCATCAATGGATTTGGAGAACAACAAACAGCAGCTAGAGGAAAGACTGAAAAAGTGAGATTTTACAGCCATTATGCAGTCTTAATGTTGCAAATGGAAGCAGTGTGCTAGGCTGTATTATCAAATGAGATCTAGTTAAATCTTCATATGGTCTTTTTTTGAAGGAAAGACCTCGAAATGGTTCACATAGGTGCAAAGATTGAAGAGGAGCAAGCATTGGTTATTCAGCTGCAGAAGAGAATAAAAGAATTACAGGTAATCATTTGGCTAATGACCGAAAATTACATGTTGGCATAATGAGTTTACTATAATAGTATACTGTACTATGAAAGTATTATGGTAAACTCTTTACAGACACGTATAGAAGAGCTTGAGGAGGAACTTGAGGCTGAAAGAGCAGCTCGGTCAAAATCTGACAAGCAGCGTGCTGAAGTGTCAAAGGAACTAGAAGAGTTAAGTGAACTTCTGGAGGAAGCAGGAGGTGCTACCGCTGCCCAGATCGAGATGAACAAGAAGCGGGAGGCTGATTTCTTAAAGCTGCGGAGAGATCTGGAAGAAGCCTCACTGCATCATGAAACTACTATGGCCATGTTGAGAAGAAAGCACGCGGACACTGTGGCTGAGTTGGGGGAGCAGCTGGACAACCTACAGAGGGTCAAGCAGAAGCTGGAGAAGGAAAAGGCAGAGATCAGAATGGAGTCTGAAGATCTGGCATCGAACCTTGAACATTTCTCAAGAGCCAAAGTAAGAAATCTCTCTGCTTAACGTGGTTTCTGAGACTCATAATGCCACTGTCTGGAACTCATGGTTAAAACATATAGAGTAAACATGAATAACAAAGAGACTGTTGTTTGCAGGCCACAACAGAGAAAATGTGCCGGATGTATGAAGACCAGCTGAATGAGTCCAAAACCAAGGCAGAGGAGCTCCAGAGACAGCTAATGGATGTCACCTCTCAAAAAGCACGGGCCCAGACAGAGAGCGGTCAGTGTCTTGTGCTCTAAAACAGAATAAAGATCAGGAGCTGGAAATACAGTTATGTATTATGATACACATTATGATTGGAAGTCTCCAATTAGAAATTCAGATTTATGTTTGTCCTAGAAACAAGTGGTTTAATAGAGCTGAAATAATATGAGAAAAAGGTCACCTGGTAAAGGCTTTGTTCTCTCTTTTCGGTCTTACCAATTACAGCTGAGGTCAGTCGCAGGCTGGAGGAGAGAGAAGTTCTGGTTATGCAGCTGCAGCGGACAAAGAGTGCTCTCAGCCAGAGCATGGAAGAGCTGAAGAAACAGCTAGAAGAGGAATGCAAAGTGAGCCAGGTTTTAGATCGATTGCATGCATTTGTGCCATATCTCTTAGGATCAGTTGATTCAAATTTCCAAACACAATTATTCACACATCAATGTTTGCTGaagaaagacacaaaacaatattGTGGCAAacaagaaaagcattaaaaaaaggcTTTAGAAGTTTTAGAAGTAAAGtacagttcaaatgtttgggatccCGCCAATAAAGACTTTTATCAAGATTCTAACGATGTTTCTCGAAGACCAAAttagaatatcagaatgatttctgcaggaaATGCATATGACTGGAAttacggctgctgaaaattcagttttgccattacaggaataaattacattttaattatatttaaattgaaaactgttatttgttttacattattacagttttactttttctttgatcaaataaatgcacctttAACGAGCAAAAGAGACTTTCTTCAGGAATATTAAAAAACCTTATTGACCCAAAACGTTTGAACGACAGTGTTTCTATTCAGTATATTAATCTCAAGGGcatcatatttcatattatactGGGTTTGTGTTTATGTGCCAGGCGAAGAACAGTTTAGCTCATGCAGTACAGTCATCCAGGCATGATTGTGAACTTTTGAGAGAGCAGTTTGAGGAGGAGCAGGAGGCCAAATCTGAGTTGCAGCGTGCTCTGTCTAAAGCCAACACTGAGATTGCACAGTGGAGGACAAAATATGAGACCGATGCCATTCAGAGGACAGATGAACTAGAGGACGCCAAGTAAGATCACTCTGTTGTCAGTCGGTGTAACAGTTTGTCTTGTTCACTGATAAAACTGATTTATCCTCCTTCAGGAAGAAGCTGGTTGCACGGCTTCAGAGTTCTGAGGAGGCAGTGGAAGCCTCCAATGCCAAATGTGCCTCGCTGGAGAAGACCAAGCACCGTCTGCAGACTGAGATCGAGGACTTGATGGTTGATTTGGAACGCTCTAATGCTGTTGCTGTTGCAATGGACAAAAAGCAACGCAATTTTGATAAGGTCAGGATGAacgtatttaaatatttgatttaaccAGTAGTAGCAGATCGTTCATAATTATTTTCTACTAACACCTATTAATCATTATTATGTCCAGGTGCTTTCTGAATGGAGGCAGAAGTTTGAGGAGACACAGGCCGAGCTGGAAAGCTCTCAGAAAGAGTCCCGTAGTCTCAGCACAGAGCTCTTCAAGCTCAAAAACTCCTATGAAGAAGCCGTTGACCAGCTGGAGACAATCAAAAGAGAGAACAAGAACTTGCAAGGTACAAAGACTGTACATAGACTTCAGGACAGGGCATATTTGTGAAATTACATAGATAAGTATAAAAAACTAGGGAGATTATATGTTGGTCTAGAATGATCTTCAAAATGAATTCAACCAATATGTTTGTTTTGCAGAGGAAATTACTGACTTGACTGATCAGATTAGTCATGGCACCAAGACCATCCATGAGCTTGAACAGATGAAGAAGGTGCTGGACCATGAGAAGAGCGGCATCCAAGCGGCactggaggaggtggaggtgatGAATAGGAGCTGAAATACCAGACAATACTCACCTGGAGACTTTCTATACTTGGGTACAAGCTAATGTGGACGCTAACTCTGTGTTACTCAGGGCACTCTGGAGCATGAAGAAAGCAAGACCATACGCATCCAGCTGGAGCTCAGCCAGACAAGAACTGAAATTGAAAAGAAACTCGCAGAGAAAGATGAAGAGATTGATAATCTCCGGTAAGAGAAATACAAGAAAACATACTAGCTATTGAAATACTAACATTGAAATAAACCACATTAAGCTATTTATCAATGCAGTCGAAACCATCAGCGGACTCTGGACACCATGCAGACCACACTGGATGCAGAGATCAGGGCACGTAATGAGGCAGTCAGGGTTAAGAAGAAGATGGAGGGAGATATGAATGAGATGGAGATCCATCTGAACCATGCAAACAGACAAGCTGCGGAGTCTCAGAAAATGGCACGCAACCTACAGCTTCAAATGAAGGTGAGATAGAAGGACTGCTTGCATCAATTCAAAAAGATTATCAATTATATGGAAGAACTGAATTATCTTAAACAACTGGAAATCATCTTTGGGGATGCATGATATAGTGATACTATAttagtatatatagtattataatattttatatcaatGCATGCCTATTGATTTGTATTGCAAATTTAGCATGTTAGTGCTCTTTTATCAAGTGCAGTTGGTTTGTCTTCTCAGGACCTGCAGTTAGAGTTAGATGAGTGTGTACATCAGTGTGAGGACCTGAAGGAGCAGGTGACGCTCACAGAAAGAAGAAACACCCTGCTAACAGCAGAGTCTGAGGAACTGCGTGGAGTGATGGAGCAAACAGACCGTATACGTAAAGTCGCTGAGCACGAGCTTCTGGAGTCCACTGAGAGAGTGAACCTGCTGCACGCTCAGGTAAAACTCAATAATTAATGAAACAGCTAAGCAATAATGCAGGTAAGCAAAAACGTCATGATCAAACCTCTCAATCCATTGATCTGTACAGAACACGCTAGTGTTGAACCACAAGAAGAAGTTAGAGAGTGATCTGTCCTCACTGTCCGGCGAGGTGGATGATGCTCTGCAGGAGTGTCGCAATTCTGAAGAGAAGGCCAAGAAGGCCATAACTGATGTGAGTGCATTACAGCCTGACCACTTTTTTCAGCAGTGTTGGttgcagaagttttttttttattattcatttttaaagtaaaactgtttaacaaacaaaaaaagtcttgTAAGTTTagaatttagaaagaaaaattctaggctacaagctccagttctcaaaagtcccgggaaccaatgttctgtgtgtgttttatggccttattcaagtgttttaacattttttgtttttcactaaccacgcataacatttttttttctcaaaaatgcattcatgcacatacatgcatttcacatattattattattatagcccagtttgtgccgattacagtgagattagactttacccatttagatatctataagaaactgaaaaaagcacaaatatcagggcatgacaaaacttctccaggccccaaaaatacccttagactccagagggttaaccaaAAGGAAACTACTCAAACAAACCATTTAGGACACCTTAGTAACCTCACAGCAACACCCTACCAACCACCCgcaaaaaaatgcaaacatctATTCTTATTACAACAATGAAGCACAACACtgaaactttttgatgatattatacCTTTTAACTGAATTTGTCCCTCATTAGGCAGCCATGATGGCAGAGGAACTGAAGAAGGAGCAGGACACCAGCAGCCACCTGGAGAGGATGAAGAGGAACATGGAGCAGACGGTCAAAGACCTGCAGATACGTCTGGATGAGGCCGAGCAGACTGCTCTCAAGGGAGGAAAGAAGCAGATTCAGAAACTGGAGATtcgggtaagcagataaacatctgtTCCAGCTTTGGACAAGACAtgaatataacatattttatggATTAACCTGCATCTGTGGGAACATTTCAATCCTCAGGTACGAGAGCTAGAGGGAGAGCTGGAGTGTGAGCAGAAGAAGAGTGGAGAAATTCAAAAAGGACTACGAAAATATGAGAGGAGGATTAAAGAGCTCACTTACCAGGTATTTACTCGCAGGACACATGTTAAACAGCATGAAAAACTGTATGTGTCATCTTCAGAGCGTTTAAAAGACTGTTCTGTCTGTAGACAGAGGAAGACAGGAAAACTCTCCTGAGGATGCAGGACCTGATTGACAAACTACAGGCAAAAGTAAAGGGCTTTAAGAGACAAACCGAGGATGCAGTACGTATCTCCTGCACATTTTGCGATAGCAACCCAGTAAATTCATTCTTTCAGTATATAATTGAGCCAAATTGgtgtttgaaaataaaatacatcacatTTGTATCTTACTGTTGTACGGCAGGAGGAGCAGGCCAACTGCAATATGTCtcggttcaagaagatccagcaTGAGCTGGATGAAGCTGAGGAGAGGGCAGATATAGCCGAATCTCAGGTCAACAAGCTGCGGGTGCGCACCCGAGAGACCCACGTCGTCAAGGTACAAACTGTAAACTGATCTCAGATATTTAGAccgatcacccaaaaatgagatttcggtcatcattaactcaccctttttcttctgtgggacacatgagaagatattattatattatatgatagtCATACTGGTTTAGATTGATGAGaataaaaatgacacaattttcattcttgggtgaactaaccctttaagtgtgaaaaaatgttaattaaaaataaaagtgagttATAACAAACATGCTTTTTTTGTTCACAGATCGTGGAGTGAAGAATGACTGAAGCCACATGACTTTTAAAAGTCATGTCTCGTGTGACAAgtaccttttctttcttttcggTCTTTGTAAAATGCTGCAAGGCACAGGTTTCtggaaatgtttaatgtttactgATGGTCAAcgcaaactgatttttttttgttttgattgaaGCCTGCAAAGAGAAAATGCTGATTTTCAGATGTCAAATAGTAGTCttgaattgtttttcttttttaagtgttCATATGTCCTTCTTGGGAAGGTCTGAGGCTGCAGAGCTCATAACGTGCGTGTTTTGTAAAATCACAGTTACAGTACAGCACAAGGAAACAGCTGCGTGCCTGTACCTTTCTGTAACAGCTGATTTGAAACTGGACGGAGTTTAAGGACCCAGGTATTTGAAAAGCTATTTGGACATGATAAATAATCAGTGCCTAAATGAAAATGCTTGCATGATCATGTCaaattgcacagaaattcatttgGAATAAAATGCTAAGAATGTGTTACTCTTGTCTTTATGGTCCAGCACAACCTGTATCACCAAATAATATACCAAACCTGTGCTTCCAGTTTCAACAAGGTGGGTTAATCGATCACTTTAAGTCATGAGGGTGAAAGCTGAGAATGTCACAGTTGGTCTCCTAAAACTGATAATGCTGAtttaaaatggaaagaaaaaaaaagatgtaaaatgtaatattatctgGTAGCTGCAAAAGGTATGAggagcatttctttctttttccacaTCCTAGGAAGAAAAAACGTAAAACCAGCCTTAGGTGATCTGGTGGTTTTAGTTTGACCTGCAGGTAATCCAGCTTAACTCAACTAGTGTTTAGCTggtttctgaattaaaattattGAAGTGTAGTGTGGTAGTAGTAATAGAATATGTTTGCGGTCGTAATGATGACAGTAGTGCACACAAAAGGTCCTCCGGAGAAGAAAAGAttccaaaataatttttgttaataactttacctcaaataataccaaaaaaacatggttactgtagttaaaccatggtaaccacaaattaaccatgttttttctacactaaccatagtttaaaaCACTGCCTCTCTGGAATGGGTgttgtttttgaattattaaGAAAGAATAACTTGCTTAATTGTGTttatcagctttaaaaaaaaagtgtaattacatGAAATATGAAGTCAAATCTTATCtttaaataatcacaaaaaagGTCAAATCTTAAATCTGGCTCTAAATCCCCTGCAGTACCATGAAAGACCTGATTTTAACCGATTACTTAGTTTACTGCTGTAGACATACAGACAGAAACATGCTTGTGATAAAAcggctttattttcttttgatgCTTCTGTGTAAATGTGAATTCGGGGCTGAAAAGTAAAATTTTTAGGTCAAGTGAGAACTACATACATAATAACATAAATATACAGGTAGTATGTAAACTACGCCAATCGCCAATATTAGACATTCGAATGTCCCTGAAATAGccggttttgttgttttttcacagttAGAAGCAGTGAGGCTCTTCCTGACTACCAGGAGTTCGTAATTTCTGGATGTGTAAAACAAGCCAACCTTCAGGGGGCGAGAGAGCTCAGCACTAGAGAACAAGACCGCTGTAACTCTGGATCATTTGAAAAACATCCACAACCCTTGTgccactgcaaacacaaacacacctggCATTACATATTCCCAACAACATTAATTTCATATGTAACACTTTGAGCCAACACACATTCATGCTATTGCACACAAGCAGATCAATACCCTCGGCGCCATGAATACCCAGATACACTTGCACCCACACAATCATACACCTATTCTGTGATGCATCTGAATGGACTAGGTCTTATAAACTTAGGCATGATGTAATTCTGATGTAAAGAGAGTCCTCTCAGTCTCTATAGTCACAGCTCCAGGAAGTCTCTGTCCAGGTCCCTGTAGGCTTCATCAATGTAGGACGCAATAGCACAGCCAGAACTTCTACCAGAGCCTAGAAGCACTGAGACCGTCTCCTTCCAGTAGGTGAAGGGAATACAAGAGCTCTGTGTTTGGAAAGAGACAGAAAGGTAATGCATTAACAGCTCATGAGAGTGACGGATGTGTGTGTTTGGTTAATGGAGCCGAGCTCACGTTCTCCAGGCAGGTGCTGTCCTTGTCCTTGTTGAGGTAGTGGTGCTGCCAGAAGCGCAGCAGGTTGTGGAAGTTGTTGAGCAGGTAGCCGGGGTATTTCTCGGCATATTCCTTCTCTTGCAGTGCGCTCAGGTAGAAAGGCAACTTGGCCCTCCTCCGTGCCAGCATCAGAATCAAAAGACTGGTGTTCAGACAGCTCACGTTCTCCTATGATTGATTAAAACCAGGACAATCAGTTTTAAAGGTTTCTGGCATGTCTTCCAGCTCAGAAAACTGAATTGAAAACATGCAGCAAGTTTGAGCCTGAAACGGTGTCATTAAGCGAGCTGCTTCAAATGTGCAGCCGGTTTCTACATAGATAGCTAGCTATTTGAATAAGACCTCCTCATAGTCATATACAGATATATTCACACATCTTGTGTCGATGCCCCACggaagagaggggtggggtgaGCAGTAGCATCCGCTAGCAAATGGGCATCCGCTGTCCCCTTTAATGGGCAatgatatataataaaagaaTCTTAAAAATCAAGGTTTCAACACTTGCTCAAATGTAATCTTTGTATTAATGTTGGTTTTGATGAATCTAAAACTGTCATGCGTtgaaactagggatgtcaacgattaatcgacgACTAAGTAAGTGTCCATAAGAAATGTAATTgattataaatcatcataatcacatctatttattttacaatccTACTACTAGGCTTTTTTTTAGACGAAAAACCTCTTTCATTCAGGTGAGAAAGCTGGTGTTTTGAGTGGCATTTGCACATCCTGCCGGTGACTGCCACTGCAATAgatgcattttgcagtattaaggTTAGCGATTAATTGATCCTTAATTGAAATGATCGAAAATTGACATCTCTAGTTGAACCCAGTAATAACAAGACATATGAATGTACTTATCTTAAACATTATTTCAGGACGATAATATTATGGTTATTGtagaatacaattttttttttcattcagaaatgaaaaacCTCACGTCACCCTACATgcatgtatgcattgcatttttgGCTTAGTCATTATACAGCTGTTTAACAAAGTAATGCAAAAATACTGTTGAAAGACCgagaaatcaaaataataaccaaataatttgaaatattgaGAGGAGCTCAACTAAAACACGTCTACTCCTTACGATGCTTTAATATGTGGCCCTACTGAAGCTcactgtatataatgtatatgataTATCTCATATATAGTAGataatagggctgcatgattaatcaaatgcgattaatcgcgattgtcATTGGAGGCGATATAATCATAGgattatgaaaaatatgaaatcGTTCTCAGTTATGACAGCTGCGTATCTTCCCAGTGAACTATggttctgtgtagtaaatgctgctccatctgcgagcacgtgaaaataccacatttaataacgttTTAACTCCAAATTCACTTCATAACTTCAGtcgagtgtttaaaataaatccttctgtgagatgatgctGCTTCTTAATCAGAATAATTAAGGCACACAATATTTCATTGTATTCTAagcaatgataatgataatgtcgattagcatttcattatagatatactttattatgaagaaaattataataagaagaaCTCTGATAAATCATTTATTGCTgtagtcgtgtgtttattagtcacactgaatcaatgaaagcagttaaatcttttGTTTAATCAGCTACAGCGATTTCTTCTTTGGGGCAtatttgaattttcagcatgagaGTGCACTCCGTAttcggatggagatttactaaatttaaaattaaattagatttatgcatttagcagacgcttttacccaaagcgacttacagtgcattcaggctatacatttttacctatcatgtgttcccggggaattgaacccccaaccatggtgcaatgctctaccaattgagctacaggaacactgaccacagaaccgtgcttcactgaaagatacgcatgaAAATCACAGCTTCGGCCTAATAGCAATTTATTGCCTTTGCGAACAAAAAACTCCCAAACTGTTACTGGTAACTACTTTTACACTGAAAGGGTAAAAAGTATTTCAGCTAAAATGAAATGGATCTCTTTTGCTACTGCTCATGTGCCTGTGATTAACCCTCCCTGTGTCAATTCtggcaaaaacaaatgaaatcttTTGACTTGCCTGAGTGAGGGTTTGGACATTGATGATGCTGGTCAGTCTAAAAAGGAAGGACAACCTGTTTTCCACTTGAGCCATGTAGGACAAGAGGCGACACTCTGAAAACACTTCAGccactgagaaaaataaatatataaatatatattatttatctaaCGGTCTAGTTTTTCATCCATCTCTCAATTAACTGTTCGATCACTTTCTGAGTCAAACCTTTCACATCTTCAGTCTGGCTCTCAAAGTGGTCTAGAGACAGGACGATACATCGCACCAGCATGTTAGAGTCCACCAGAGAGCTGTTGATCTGAGTCAGGAACATCTGAAACTGATGCGTCAAAAGATTTGAGATCTACTGGATCATTTCAGTGTGTCTGTCTGCCATAAGAAACATCATAAAGGGTCTGACGGTAAACCCACCTTCTCCTCACTGTTGACATATTTGTTAAATCTTTTGAAAGCATCGATGTTGAACTTCATGAGCTCACCAAGTAGGTCAAAGTAGCTCTGAAGGACGTCATGTGACTTGCAGCCACTGTCGACGATGCAATATAG
This Carassius gibelio isolate Cgi1373 ecotype wild population from Czech Republic chromosome A23, carGib1.2-hapl.c, whole genome shotgun sequence DNA region includes the following protein-coding sequences:
- the LOC127944268 gene encoding myosin-7-like isoform X1, translated to MEAFGNAKTLRNDNSSRFGKFIRIHFGPTGKLASADIGIYLLEKSRVIFQQAGERSYHIYYQILSHRKPELQDMLLVSSNPFDYHFCSQGVTTVDHMDDGDELLATDHAMDTLGFTPEEKYGCYKIVGAIMHFGNMRFKVKQREEQAEADGTESADKASYLMGISSADLIKGLLHPRVKVGNEYIVRGQTVEQVTYAVGALAKSTYDRMFKWLVSRINKTLYTALPRQFFIGVLDIAGFEIFEFNNFEQMCINFTNEKLQQYFNHHMFILEQEEYKTEGIEWTFIDFGLDLQACIDLIEKPLGILSILEEECMFPKATESSFKAKLYDNHFGKSPNFLKPRPDKKRKYETHFELVHYAGVVPYNINGWLDKNRDPLNETVVGIFQRSSNKLMASLYENFISVDSEAKPGSKEKRRKGASFQTVSQLHKDNLNKLMANLRSTQPHFVRCIIPNETKTPGMMEPFLVLHQLRCNGVLEGIRICRKGFPNRILYAEFKQRYRILNPLAIPEDTYVDSRKAVEKLLGSLDIDHTQYKFGHSKVFFKAGLLGQLEDMRDERLSEILTLLQAFCRGKLMKMERRRMMKEKEALMVIQWNIRAFYAVKNWPWMCLFFKIKPLLRSAATEKELATLKEEFQKLKEALERSEVKRKEFEERQISLVQEKNDLSLQLQAEQDNLADAEDRCNLLIKAKIQMEGKIKELMERLEDEEEVNATLLAKKRKLEDECIELKKDLDDLEITLAKVEKEKHATENKVKNLLEEMAVLDETILRLTKEKKALQDAHQQALEDLQNEENKVNMLSKTKIKLEQQVDDLEGSLVQEKKVRMDLERVKRKLEGDLKISMESSMDLENNKQQLEERLKKKDLEMVHIGAKIEEEQALVIQLQKRIKELQTRIEELEEELEAERAARSKSDKQRAEVSKELEELSELLEEAGGATAAQIEMNKKREADFLKLRRDLEEASLHHETTMAMLRRKHADTVAELGEQLDNLQRVKQKLEKEKAEIRMESEDLASNLEHFSRAKATTEKMCRMYEDQLNESKTKAEELQRQLMDVTSQKARAQTESAEVSRRLEEREVLVMQLQRTKSALSQSMEELKKQLEEECKAKNSLAHAVQSSRHDCELLREQFEEEQEAKSELQRALSKANTEIAQWRTKYETDAIQRTDELEDAKKKLVARLQSSEEAVEASNAKCASLEKTKHRLQTEIEDLMVDLERSNAVAVAMDKKQRNFDKVLSEWRQKFEETQAELESSQKESRSLSTELFKLKNSYEEAVDQLETIKRENKNLQEEITDLTDQISHGTKTIHELEQMKKVLDHEKSGIQAALEEVEGTLEHEESKTIRIQLELSQTRTEIEKKLAEKDEEIDNLRRNHQRTLDTMQTTLDAEIRARNEAVRVKKKMEGDMNEMEIHLNHANRQAAESQKMARNLQLQMKDLQLELDECVHQCEDLKEQVTLTERRNTLLTAESEELRGVMEQTDRIRKVAEHELLESTERVNLLHAQNTLVLNHKKKLESDLSSLSGEVDDALQECRNSEEKAKKAITDAAMMAEELKKEQDTSSHLERMKRNMEQTVKDLQIRLDEAEQTALKGGKKQIQKLEIRVRELEGELECEQKKSGEIQKGLRKYERRIKELTYQTEEDRKTLLRMQDLIDKLQAKVKGFKRQTEDAEEQANCNMSRFKKIQHELDEAEERADIAESQVNKLRVRTRETHVVKIVE
- the LOC127944268 gene encoding myosin-7-like isoform X2, with the translated sequence MDTLGFTPEEKYGCYKIVGAIMHFGNMRFKVKQREEQAEADGTESADKASYLMGISSADLIKGLLHPRVKVGNEYIVRGQTVEQVTYAVGALAKSTYDRMFKWLVSRINKTLYTALPRQFFIGVLDIAGFEIFEFNNFEQMCINFTNEKLQQYFNHHMFILEQEEYKTEGIEWTFIDFGLDLQACIDLIEKPLGILSILEEECMFPKATESSFKAKLYDNHFGKSPNFLKPRPDKKRKYETHFELVHYAGVVPYNINGWLDKNRDPLNETVVGIFQRSSNKLMASLYENFISVDSEAKPGSKEKRRKGASFQTVSQLHKDNLNKLMANLRSTQPHFVRCIIPNETKTPGMMEPFLVLHQLRCNGVLEGIRICRKGFPNRILYAEFKQRYRILNPLAIPEDTYVDSRKAVEKLLGSLDIDHTQYKFGHSKVFFKAGLLGQLEDMRDERLSEILTLLQAFCRGKLMKMERRRMMKEKEALMVIQWNIRAFYAVKNWPWMCLFFKIKPLLRSAATEKELATLKEEFQKLKEALERSEVKRKEFEERQISLVQEKNDLSLQLQAEQDNLADAEDRCNLLIKAKIQMEGKIKELMERLEDEEEVNATLLAKKRKLEDECIELKKDLDDLEITLAKVEKEKHATENKVKNLLEEMAVLDETILRLTKEKKALQDAHQQALEDLQNEENKVNMLSKTKIKLEQQVDDLEGSLVQEKKVRMDLERVKRKLEGDLKISMESSMDLENNKQQLEERLKKKDLEMVHIGAKIEEEQALVIQLQKRIKELQTRIEELEEELEAERAARSKSDKQRAEVSKELEELSELLEEAGGATAAQIEMNKKREADFLKLRRDLEEASLHHETTMAMLRRKHADTVAELGEQLDNLQRVKQKLEKEKAEIRMESEDLASNLEHFSRAKATTEKMCRMYEDQLNESKTKAEELQRQLMDVTSQKARAQTESAEVSRRLEEREVLVMQLQRTKSALSQSMEELKKQLEEECKAKNSLAHAVQSSRHDCELLREQFEEEQEAKSELQRALSKANTEIAQWRTKYETDAIQRTDELEDAKKKLVARLQSSEEAVEASNAKCASLEKTKHRLQTEIEDLMVDLERSNAVAVAMDKKQRNFDKVLSEWRQKFEETQAELESSQKESRSLSTELFKLKNSYEEAVDQLETIKRENKNLQEEITDLTDQISHGTKTIHELEQMKKVLDHEKSGIQAALEEVEGTLEHEESKTIRIQLELSQTRTEIEKKLAEKDEEIDNLRRNHQRTLDTMQTTLDAEIRARNEAVRVKKKMEGDMNEMEIHLNHANRQAAESQKMARNLQLQMKDLQLELDECVHQCEDLKEQVTLTERRNTLLTAESEELRGVMEQTDRIRKVAEHELLESTERVNLLHAQNTLVLNHKKKLESDLSSLSGEVDDALQECRNSEEKAKKAITDAAMMAEELKKEQDTSSHLERMKRNMEQTVKDLQIRLDEAEQTALKGGKKQIQKLEIRVRELEGELECEQKKSGEIQKGLRKYERRIKELTYQTEEDRKTLLRMQDLIDKLQAKVKGFKRQTEDAEEQANCNMSRFKKIQHELDEAEERADIAESQVNKLRVRTRETHVVKIVE